A genome region from Manihot esculenta cultivar AM560-2 chromosome 5, M.esculenta_v8, whole genome shotgun sequence includes the following:
- the LOC110608008 gene encoding probable pectate lyase 16, with amino-acid sequence MPTKIHHCKVVGPSSVRGPNGEMVPLGQMDGDAIRLVTASKVWIDHNTLYSCQDGLLDVTHGFIDITISNNLFKDQDKVMLLGHDDGYLRDKNMRVIVVFNHFGPNCNQRMPKVRHGYAHVGNNLYQGWEQYAIGGSMNPSIKSEANYFIAPKSGNKEVTWRNGINENSKPLMFYFVGDVFENGASFIQTDLGGAKPNYNDQQRFKVADAKFVRSITKSSGTLKCFRTIMC; translated from the exons ATGCCTACGAA GATTCACCATTGCAAGGTCGTAGGTCCATCATCGGTAAGGGGACCAAATGGAGAAATGGTGCCTCTAGGTCAGATGGATGGAGATGCAATCAGATTGGTTACTGCATCAAAGGTTTGGATAGACCACAATACATTGTATTCATGCCAGGATGGTCTTCTGGACGTAACTCATGGATTTATAGACATTACCATCTCTAACAACTTGTTCAAGGACCAAGACAAGGTTATGCTTCTTGGACACGACGATGGATACTTAAGAGACAAGAACATGAGAGTTATTGTTGTGTTCAATCACTTTGGTCCAAATTGCAACCAACGAATGCCAAA GGTTCGCCATGGATATGCACACGTGGGCAACAACCTGTACCAAGGATGGGAACAGTATGCAATTGGGGGAAGCATGAATCCTAGCATTAAGAGTGAAGCCAACTACTTCATTGCACCAAAATCAGGAAATAAAGAG GTAACATGGAGAAATGGCATCAATGAGAATAGCAAGCCATTGATGTTCTATTTTGTGGGAGATGTATTTGAAAATGGAGCCTCTTTCATTCAGACCGATTTGGGCGGGGCAAAGCCTAATTATAATGATCAACAGAGGTTCAAGGTTGCAGATGCCAAGTTTGTGAGGTCGATAACAAAGTCATCAGGTACTTTAAAGTGTTTTAGAACTATTATGTGCTGA